A single genomic interval of Armigeres subalbatus isolate Guangzhou_Male chromosome 1, GZ_Asu_2, whole genome shotgun sequence harbors:
- the LOC134209651 gene encoding antigen 5 like allergen Cul n 1-like, which yields MVTKGISINLSYSKRVFFNTLSRVVSECEAQVSQMQSTFVLFINAAIFIGQCSSFSDYCDKSLCGNKKHIACNVPKTFAPACGKNPKKVPMDKNRKTMILEMHNQFRNSTAGGMNGFPQAARMPTLLWDDELENLSWYNAKKCKMEHDGCRNTKEFRSSGQNLATASYIGTDFDPDRWTKFFVKYWIDEYKHFPKSIVDKYPDSYRGPVIGHLTQIINDRTWKIGCSIVRYNPTSDTGTVVYIVCNYSMTNMIGEPVYTKGKSASKCKTGRNPRYTNLCSVKERV from the exons ATGGTAACAAAAGGCATTTCAATCAATCTTTCCTATAGTAagcgagttttttttaatactttATCACGGGTAGTCAGCGAGTGCGAAGCTCAAGTTTCGCAGATGCAATCGACTTTTG TGTTGTTCATAAATGCAGCCATTTTCATTGGACAATGCTCCTCTTTTTCCGATTATTGTGACAAGAGCCTGTGCGGCAACAAAAAACACATTGCTTGCAATGTTCCAAAAACTTTTGCACCGGCATGCGGTAAAAATCCGAAAAAGGTACCCATGGACAAAAACAGGAAAACCATGATTCTCGAGATGCACAACCAGTTCCGCAATTCCACCGCCGGTGGAATGAACGGATTCCCACAAGCTGCGCGTATGCCGACACTTTTGTGGGACGATGAGCTGGAAAATTTGTCCTGGTACAACGCTAAGAAATGCAAGATGGAACATGATGGCTGTCGAAACACCAAAGAGTTTAGATCTTCGGGTCAAAATCTGGCGACGGCCTCCTACATCGGAACCGATTTCGATCCCGATAGGTGGACGAAATTCTTCGTTAAGTACTGGATTGATGAATACAAACATTTCCCCAAGTCCATCGTTGACAAGTATCCTGATTCGTATCGAGG ACCGGTGATCGGACATTTGACGCAGATAATTAATGATCGTACATGGAAGATCGGATGCTCGATAGTTCGGTACAACCCCACCTCTGATACTGGAACGGTAGTGTACATCGTCTGCAACTACTCAATGACCAACATGATAGGGGAGCCAGTTTACACCAAGGGAAAATCGGCTTCCAAATGTAAGACGGGACGGAATCCGAGATATACGAATCTCTGTAGTGTGAAAGAGCGTGTCTGA